One genomic segment of Nitrosopumilus sp. b3 includes these proteins:
- a CDS encoding TFIIB-type zinc ribbon-containing protein — protein MVSKGKDLCPRCAQGKLVTDNESGEMFCSKCGFVITEKLQEAGPEWRSFTQDEGGSKARAGAPTSLTMHDMGLATIINPVNKDASGRPLTSSMKSTIERLRTWDSRSQVHEPVDRNFRQAFSELNRLKDKLAISDAVIEKAAYIYRKALEKGLVRGRSISALMASALYAACRDTETPRNLKDVEQAANIKRKDIARCYRLLVKELDLKMPVTDSIQCVARIASRIGIAEKTKRHATKVLKMAQDNEVSAGKDPMGLAAAALYLSCVKNGEDKTQRDIAEAANVTEVTIRNRYKGLKESLDL, from the coding sequence ATGGTAAGTAAAGGAAAGGATCTATGTCCAAGATGTGCACAAGGAAAACTAGTTACTGATAATGAATCAGGAGAAATGTTTTGCTCAAAGTGTGGATTTGTAATTACTGAAAAACTACAAGAGGCAGGACCTGAATGGAGATCCTTTACCCAAGATGAGGGTGGAAGCAAGGCAAGAGCTGGTGCACCAACATCATTGACAATGCATGATATGGGTCTTGCAACAATTATCAACCCTGTAAACAAAGATGCATCTGGCAGACCACTAACATCGTCTATGAAAAGCACTATTGAAAGACTAAGGACTTGGGATAGCAGAAGCCAAGTTCATGAACCAGTTGATAGAAATTTTAGGCAGGCATTTAGTGAATTAAACAGACTAAAAGACAAACTAGCAATATCTGATGCAGTAATTGAAAAAGCTGCATACATTTACAGAAAAGCACTAGAGAAAGGTCTAGTTCGAGGTCGTTCCATTTCTGCTCTTATGGCATCAGCTCTTTATGCTGCATGCAGAGATACTGAAACTCCAAGAAATCTCAAAGATGTAGAGCAAGCAGCTAACATCAAAAGAAAAGATATTGCAAGATGTTACAGATTACTAGTCAAAGAACTTGATTTGAAGATGCCAGTAACTGATTCAATTCAATGTGTTGCAAGAATTGCAAGTAGAATTGGAATTGCAGAGAAAACAAAAAGACATGCAACAAAGGTTCTAAAAATGGCTCAAGACAATGAGGTATCAGCTGGAAAAGATCCTATGGGTTTGGCAGCAGCAGCATTGTATCTATCTTGTGTGAAAAACGGTGAGGATAAGACTCAGCGAGATATTGCAGAAGCAGCAAATGTTACTGAAGTAACCATTCGAAATAGGTACAAAGGCCTCAAAGAATCATTAGATCTATAA
- a CDS encoding MarR family transcriptional regulator has translation MNPEIVPIHRKEFLREDGMLFVRTEGILETMVKAPLIIASLIVVALAMPIQTSFSSTRSLDITVYSDGSAHVSSQIEVDPLDPDFEVNLFGPSIDNFVAVGENGFLLSSEIIDNKVTIDTFGTSSITIDYDIHDLISKEGRVWTFTLNSPTDYSLLMPANSIIVGMTALPSNMVILNDQTQLELSTGLSEINYILGTANPPVTNPPVTNTESTIDIFTLSIVGISITAAVVGVIFMVKRNQTKSIPVIQNQITESQTKSNSNDPETIFKLRPEMREDDKEIIKFISENGGQVLESDLRKKFLQPRTTMWRAVKRLERQGVIEISKKDLQNLVKLKTELEEEE, from the coding sequence ATGAATCCCGAAATCGTACCAATTCATAGGAAAGAGTTTCTTCGAGAAGATGGAATGCTTTTTGTAAGGACTGAGGGTATCCTCGAAACAATGGTTAAAGCACCTTTGATAATTGCTAGCTTAATCGTTGTCGCTTTAGCGATGCCAATTCAGACCTCATTCAGCTCTACTCGATCTTTAGATATTACAGTTTATTCAGATGGTTCTGCACATGTATCATCACAAATAGAGGTGGATCCTTTAGATCCAGATTTTGAGGTTAATCTATTTGGTCCCTCCATTGATAATTTTGTCGCAGTTGGCGAAAACGGATTTTTACTATCTAGTGAAATAATTGATAATAAAGTAACAATTGATACTTTTGGAACATCTTCTATTACAATTGATTATGATATTCATGATTTAATTTCCAAAGAAGGCAGAGTTTGGACTTTTACTCTTAATTCACCTACTGATTATTCATTATTAATGCCTGCAAACTCAATAATTGTTGGAATGACTGCATTGCCATCAAATATGGTTATATTAAATGATCAAACACAGTTGGAACTAAGTACTGGATTATCAGAAATTAATTATATTCTCGGTACCGCAAACCCACCAGTAACAAACCCACCAGTAACAAATACTGAATCTACTATTGATATTTTTACACTTTCAATTGTTGGCATATCGATTACTGCAGCTGTAGTTGGAGTAATTTTTATGGTTAAAAGAAACCAAACAAAATCAATTCCTGTTATTCAAAACCAAATAACAGAATCCCAAACAAAATCTAATTCTAATGATCCTGAAACCATCTTTAAACTAAGACCTGAAATGCGTGAGGATGATAAAGAAATTATTAAATTTATTTCTGAAAATGGTGGTCAGGTTTTGGAAAGTGACTTAAGAAAAAAATTCCTTCAACCAAGAACTACTATGTGGAGAGCAGTTAAACGACTAGAAAGACAAGGAGTAATTGAAATTTCTAAAAAAGATTTACAAAACTTGGTTAAACTAAAAACAGAATTGGAGGAAGAAGAATGA
- a CDS encoding 3'(2'),5'-bisphosphate nucleotidase CysQ, protein MKGIPITDKIPELEIALKAVEMASKAILEIYQGDFESFTKSDDSPITEADIKSNNIIKEILSQTDHPILSEEDKDDLNRLSEDTIWIVDPLDGTSDFIDKTGEFTVMIGLIKNKKPILGVIGWPTEKTFFVAQKGSGAFKYSNDEWEKISVTKVSDLSKCRTVGSRHHLSEKEKLFIKKLGIEDFTSIGSSLKVGKISSGEAEAYITTTNKMKEWDSAASYCIIAEAGGRMTDMLGNDITYNNKEVCHQNGILVTNGLVHDKIIEEFKKLE, encoded by the coding sequence TTGAAAGGTATTCCAATTACTGATAAAATTCCTGAATTAGAGATTGCTCTCAAGGCTGTTGAAATGGCAAGTAAAGCAATTTTAGAAATTTATCAAGGAGATTTTGAGTCGTTTACAAAGAGTGATGATTCTCCAATTACTGAGGCAGATATTAAAAGTAATAATATCATTAAAGAGATTCTCTCACAAACAGATCACCCAATATTGTCTGAAGAAGATAAGGATGATCTTAATAGATTATCAGAGGATACTATTTGGATAGTAGATCCACTTGATGGAACTTCTGATTTTATTGATAAAACTGGTGAATTTACGGTTATGATTGGATTAATTAAAAATAAAAAACCAATTCTTGGTGTGATTGGTTGGCCTACAGAAAAAACATTCTTTGTTGCACAAAAAGGAAGTGGTGCATTCAAATATTCTAATGATGAATGGGAGAAAATTTCTGTGACCAAAGTTTCAGATCTTTCTAAATGTAGAACAGTTGGATCAAGACATCATTTGTCAGAAAAGGAAAAATTATTTATCAAAAAATTAGGTATTGAAGATTTCACTAGTATTGGTAGTTCATTAAAAGTAGGGAAAATTAGCTCAGGTGAAGCTGAAGCATACATTACTACTACAAATAAAATGAAAGAGTGGGATTCTGCAGCATCGTATTGTATAATTGCAGAAGCTGGAGGAAGAATGACAGATATGTTAGGAAATGATATCACATACAACAACAAAGAGGTTTGTCACCAAAATGGAATTTTGGTGACAAATGGATTAGTTCATGATAAAATTATTGAAGAATTTAAAAAATTAGAGTAG
- a CDS encoding 7-cyano-7-deazaguanine synthase, with protein MKKAIVVFSGGIDSVCAVSFLKSKYELYGITFSYGQKANNEITAAKSFAKKLGLKQHKIIDIGFMKELYGDSNVLTSSKKKIPNKFEYSIVVPIRNAVFLSIASAWAFTLNAQLVVYGAHTGDQHYPDCRPIFAKKLEAAFNEGEIDGIKSKIRKNIEIWSPYRKGLSKSDLLKSGMKVLGDSIFKTWSCYSNKKYHCGICESCNNRKIAFEKAVINDKTKYLK; from the coding sequence ATGAAAAAGGCAATAGTAGTATTTAGTGGAGGAATAGATTCTGTTTGTGCAGTTTCATTTTTGAAGTCAAAATATGAATTATATGGAATTACTTTTTCATATGGACAAAAGGCAAATAATGAAATTACAGCTGCTAAATCTTTTGCAAAAAAACTAGGATTAAAGCAACATAAAATAATCGATATAGGATTTATGAAAGAATTGTATGGTGATTCTAATGTATTGACTAGTTCAAAAAAGAAAATCCCAAATAAATTTGAGTATTCAATAGTAGTTCCAATTAGAAATGCAGTATTTCTATCAATTGCGTCTGCTTGGGCTTTTACATTAAATGCACAGCTTGTAGTATATGGTGCACATACAGGAGATCAGCATTATCCTGATTGCAGACCAATTTTTGCAAAAAAACTTGAAGCTGCATTTAACGAAGGTGAAATAGATGGAATTAAATCAAAAATACGAAAGAACATAGAAATTTGGTCTCCTTATCGTAAAGGATTATCAAAAAGTGATTTATTAAAATCGGGAATGAAAGTATTGGGAGATTCAATTTTTAAAACTTGGAGTTGTTATTCAAATAAAAAATATCATTGTGGAATTTGTGAATCTTGTAATAATAGGAAAATTGCATTTGAAAAAGCTGTAATTAATGATAAAACAAAATATCTTAAATAA
- a CDS encoding DUF1059 domain-containing protein, translated as MTLKLRCDDYGFECEFILDGEKTVGLIEKLRNHFEEEHGIDYTMEAVTQMITNRGHSLESIKK; from the coding sequence ATGACCCTTAAACTAAGATGTGACGACTATGGTTTTGAGTGTGAATTTATCCTAGATGGAGAAAAAACTGTAGGACTGATCGAGAAACTAAGAAATCATTTTGAAGAAGAACATGGAATTGATTACACAATGGAAGCAGTAACTCAAATGATTACAAACCGTGGACATTCTTTAGAATCAATTAAAAAATAG
- a CDS encoding cation:proton antiporter, whose amino-acid sequence MNPIILSVLQLFRGQIEDFIPLSNFDSSSILDKLIEIQNSIGTLSIQEGPIASAHVILLAAGVVIFLGVAGEAFFKKTGIPDVAFLMILGVIIGPVFGLIQPEAVIQVVPYFAALALIIIMFDGGLNLDIKHVIRTAHFSVTLAVLGFILSVAMITFAAHYALGWLWLESILLGSIVGGSSSAIVFGLVRNIKISEETKSMLSFESALTDILATIIAFILFEAVLAGHFDLQTLEHTLGRAIIVGLVLGFGVGIPWMYVSTKLGNAQHAYMLTLGVLFVLFFLANSFGESGALTALVFGLMVGNKKHLSKILRFKLPKIEMDDPTHNQLTFLVRSFFFVFVGLMASFGQVEYLIFGVLITVAVYFGRIFVGKVTLTKRFSLLDRAVTNAMIPRGLAAAVLATYPITMGISNAEAYPQLVFFIILSSVIITTIGLGKSKKIPPPESVEGGFVKPTEDS is encoded by the coding sequence ATGAATCCAATAATTTTATCAGTATTGCAGTTGTTTAGAGGGCAAATAGAAGATTTTATTCCATTATCAAATTTTGATTCAAGTTCAATTTTAGACAAATTAATTGAAATACAAAATTCTATAGGCACATTATCCATTCAAGAGGGGCCAATTGCTTCAGCTCATGTTATTTTACTTGCAGCAGGCGTTGTAATTTTTCTTGGAGTTGCTGGTGAAGCATTTTTCAAAAAAACTGGAATTCCTGATGTAGCATTTTTAATGATTCTTGGAGTAATTATTGGACCAGTTTTCGGATTAATTCAACCTGAAGCTGTAATTCAAGTGGTACCATACTTTGCAGCACTTGCACTAATAATTATCATGTTTGATGGAGGGTTGAATCTAGATATCAAACACGTAATTAGAACTGCACATTTTTCAGTAACATTAGCAGTTTTAGGTTTCATTCTATCTGTTGCTATGATTACATTTGCAGCTCATTATGCTTTAGGATGGTTATGGCTTGAGAGTATTTTGTTAGGATCAATTGTTGGTGGAAGTAGTTCTGCAATTGTTTTTGGTCTTGTGAGAAATATCAAAATTTCAGAAGAGACCAAATCCATGCTAAGTTTTGAATCTGCACTAACTGATATTTTAGCGACAATTATTGCATTCATATTATTTGAAGCAGTACTTGCAGGACATTTTGATCTACAAACATTAGAGCATACTCTTGGAAGAGCAATTATTGTTGGTTTAGTTCTTGGATTTGGCGTAGGAATTCCTTGGATGTATGTCTCAACAAAGCTTGGAAATGCTCAGCACGCGTATATGTTAACATTAGGAGTTCTATTTGTTTTATTTTTCTTGGCAAATTCATTTGGAGAATCCGGGGCTTTGACAGCTCTAGTGTTTGGTTTAATGGTTGGAAATAAAAAACATCTCTCAAAAATACTCAGATTTAAGCTGCCAAAAATTGAGATGGATGATCCTACACATAATCAATTAACATTTTTGGTAAGATCTTTCTTTTTTGTATTTGTAGGATTAATGGCAAGTTTTGGACAGGTAGAGTATCTCATATTTGGAGTTTTAATTACAGTCGCAGTTTATTTTGGAAGAATATTTGTTGGCAAAGTAACACTGACAAAAAGATTTTCTCTCTTAGATAGGGCAGTAACAAATGCTATGATTCCAAGAGGATTAGCAGCTGCAGTGCTTGCTACTTATCCAATAACTATGGGAATATCAAATGCAGAAGCATATCCGCAACTTGTTTTCTTTATAATATTATCATCAGTAATAATCACAACAATAGGATTAGGAAAATCAAAAAAGATTCCTCCTCCTGAATCAGTTGAAGGTGGTTTTGTTAAACCGACTGAAGATTCTTAA
- the cysC gene encoding adenylyl-sulfate kinase: MKPFVLWMTGLPCSGKTTIVKDLQNDIPNLAMLDGDELREWFSPKDFSKAGRDEHNKKVAHLAKLLLNHGVPSVVSLVSPYSENRKNAREIIDAGNQFAEVYVKCSLAKCEERDVKGMYAKARKGEIKGFTGIDDPYEAPENADLIVDTENEPLSDSANKVKDFLKERNLL, encoded by the coding sequence ATGAAACCTTTTGTTCTTTGGATGACTGGTCTTCCTTGTTCAGGAAAGACTACCATCGTAAAAGACTTGCAAAATGATATTCCAAACTTAGCAATGCTTGATGGAGATGAACTACGAGAATGGTTCTCTCCAAAAGATTTTTCAAAAGCAGGACGTGATGAGCATAACAAAAAAGTTGCTCATTTGGCAAAGCTTTTGCTTAATCATGGCGTTCCAAGTGTAGTATCTCTAGTTTCTCCGTATTCTGAAAATAGAAAAAATGCTAGAGAGATTATTGATGCTGGCAATCAATTTGCAGAAGTTTATGTGAAATGTTCACTTGCAAAATGTGAAGAAAGAGATGTCAAAGGTATGTATGCCAAAGCAAGAAAAGGAGAAATCAAGGGTTTTACAGGAATTGATGATCCTTATGAGGCACCTGAAAATGCTGATTTGATAGTTGATACAGAAAATGAACCTCTTTCTGATAGTGCAAATAAAGTAAAGGACTTTCTTAAAGAAAGAAACCTACTCTAA
- a CDS encoding transcriptional regulator, with the protein MFDKFKNDEGGEMVKDRVDSDESAESKLTVESTSEIGIGELMGKRAKLEEAIDYVGLMIKNLKDKRTLLEKDIEEESVDIKNLKEKLQKVSEYIDEENRGIKELAEKRQQVENEADEVGTIINSLREKLSNVDKVIEDEGSRVKRIKESRESLSD; encoded by the coding sequence ATGTTTGATAAGTTCAAAAATGATGAGGGAGGAGAAATGGTAAAAGATAGGGTAGATTCAGATGAATCTGCAGAATCCAAGTTAACAGTTGAATCTACAAGTGAAATTGGAATTGGCGAGTTAATGGGGAAACGTGCAAAGTTAGAAGAAGCAATAGATTATGTTGGTTTAATGATTAAAAATCTTAAAGACAAAAGAACATTACTTGAAAAAGACATTGAAGAAGAATCTGTAGATATTAAGAATCTTAAAGAAAAACTGCAAAAAGTTAGTGAGTATATTGATGAGGAAAATAGAGGAATTAAAGAACTTGCTGAAAAGAGACAGCAGGTAGAAAATGAAGCAGATGAGGTAGGTACAATCATTAATTCGTTAAGGGAAAAACTATCAAATGTAGATAAAGTAATTGAGGATGAAGGTAGTAGAGTAAAAAGAATTAAAGAATCTAGAGAATCACTATCTGATTAA
- a CDS encoding hemerythrin domain-containing protein, with product MSATNQLRADHDQVRRLEKLVFKCSDELYKGTKIPFSDLTKITIVISEFIDTIHHSREEDSYFPCVASYDTLKEEIRKFMIEHEFGRNIARQISHHLKRWKNGEDAQEPVSRYLRTYAIFLNDHLNKENKFFDDAEANVLSKEEEIEMYEQYKSVFAIVKKVDEMIAEIDYLEKQPWAKN from the coding sequence TTGAGTGCTACAAATCAACTCCGTGCTGATCATGATCAAGTTCGTCGTTTAGAAAAATTAGTATTCAAATGTTCTGATGAACTGTATAAAGGCACAAAAATCCCATTTTCAGACCTGACAAAAATCACTATAGTCATTTCAGAATTTATTGATACTATTCATCACTCTAGAGAGGAAGATTCGTATTTTCCATGTGTTGCAAGCTATGATACTCTAAAGGAAGAAATACGAAAATTTATGATAGAACATGAATTTGGAAGGAATATTGCCAGACAAATATCGCACCATCTAAAAAGATGGAAAAATGGTGAAGATGCACAAGAACCAGTATCAAGATATTTGAGAACTTATGCTATTTTCCTAAATGATCATCTAAACAAAGAAAATAAATTTTTTGATGACGCAGAAGCCAATGTCTTGTCTAAAGAAGAAGAAATTGAAATGTATGAACAGTACAAATCGGTATTTGCAATAGTTAAAAAAGTCGATGAAATGATTGCAGAGATTGATTATTTAGAAAAACAACCTTGGGCTAAAAATTAA
- a CDS encoding CrcB family protein, translating to MKGLEFVFLAVGSVLGAFLRYKISESPLLFNTLPVNVLIVNVAGAFILGAFVVFSEQWNLDGRYSLFAAVGFCGSLTTMSSFALDSSNLLENNHYGALAINVVANIGLSITALIGGKSLMSAIINN from the coding sequence ATGAAAGGTTTAGAATTTGTTTTTCTTGCAGTAGGTTCAGTACTTGGAGCATTTCTAAGATACAAAATATCTGAATCCCCTTTACTTTTCAATACATTACCAGTCAATGTTTTGATAGTCAATGTTGCTGGAGCATTTATCCTTGGTGCATTTGTAGTGTTTTCAGAACAATGGAATCTTGATGGTAGGTACTCTCTTTTTGCAGCTGTAGGGTTTTGTGGATCACTAACTACAATGTCATCATTTGCACTTGATTCTAGTAATCTTCTTGAGAATAATCACTATGGAGCACTTGCAATCAATGTTGTTGCAAATATTGGTTTATCAATTACAGCATTAATTGGAGGAAAATCCTTAATGAGTGCAATAATTAATAATTAA
- the folE gene encoding GTP cyclohydrolase I FolE, protein MDKERVEKLVRELIIEIGEDPTREGLRETPDRIANMYKEIFGGYDSDSELSVQFSEDSDVVIARDIQFYSMCEHHMLPFFGKIHIAYSPNGRVFGISKLVRLVEKYSKRLQIQERLTKNIADELFAQGVKGVVVLADAEHLCMKMRGVRNDATLSSSAFRGIYEKKEEKAGIMTLIRKRASDSSF, encoded by the coding sequence ATGGACAAAGAGCGTGTAGAAAAACTAGTTAGAGAACTAATTATTGAAATTGGTGAGGATCCTACAAGAGAAGGCTTACGAGAAACTCCAGACAGAATTGCAAATATGTACAAAGAAATCTTTGGAGGATATGATTCTGATTCAGAATTGTCCGTACAATTTTCAGAAGATTCTGATGTGGTAATTGCTCGTGATATTCAATTTTATTCAATGTGTGAACACCATATGTTGCCATTTTTTGGAAAAATCCACATTGCTTATTCTCCAAATGGAAGAGTTTTTGGAATTTCAAAACTTGTTAGATTAGTAGAAAAATACTCAAAGAGACTACAAATTCAGGAACGATTAACAAAGAATATTGCAGATGAATTGTTCGCTCAAGGTGTTAAAGGTGTAGTTGTTTTAGCTGATGCAGAACACCTCTGTATGAAAATGCGTGGTGTTAGAAATGATGCAACACTCTCTTCATCAGCCTTTAGAGGAATCTATGAAAAGAAAGAAGAAAAAGCAGGAATAATGACACTCATTAGAAAACGTGCCTCAGACTCTTCTTTCTAA
- a CDS encoding 7-carboxy-7-deazaguanine synthase QueE: MKVRLFEIFTSVEGEGILYGTKTLFVRLAGCPFTCFYCDTKESLPLDSGTEYSIEEANQLIDTNLKNQTYKVNFTGGDPLIQHQAVALLAKHIQDKKIPTYLESSCFDIDRFNHVLPFIDIVKIEFKTKDSDFVDSQHYEKLIEHTMKCLKSSIQAKKTTYIKIVVSSKTKLDEFKELTNQIFKIVSKDDIDGFIIQPTYGISEPSLELLLNLYDIVYPDYIEVKVVPQLHKFIGAP, encoded by the coding sequence TTGAAAGTAAGATTATTTGAGATATTTACATCCGTTGAAGGAGAAGGAATTCTTTATGGAACAAAAACTCTGTTTGTTAGACTTGCAGGTTGTCCATTTACCTGTTTTTATTGTGATACTAAAGAATCTCTTCCACTTGACTCTGGAACGGAATATTCAATTGAAGAAGCGAATCAACTAATTGATACTAATCTTAAAAACCAAACTTACAAAGTAAATTTTACTGGAGGTGACCCATTAATTCAGCATCAAGCAGTAGCTTTACTTGCAAAACACATCCAAGACAAAAAAATTCCAACATATCTTGAATCTTCATGTTTTGATATTGATAGATTCAATCATGTATTACCATTTATTGATATAGTAAAAATTGAATTTAAAACAAAAGATTCTGATTTTGTAGATTCTCAACACTATGAAAAATTAATTGAGCATACAATGAAATGTCTAAAATCATCAATACAAGCAAAAAAAACAACGTATATCAAAATTGTTGTTAGCTCTAAAACAAAGCTAGATGAATTTAAAGAACTGACAAATCAAATTTTCAAAATTGTTTCTAAAGATGATATAGATGGATTCATCATTCAACCAACATATGGCATTTCTGAACCATCATTAGAACTATTATTGAATTTGTATGATATTGTATATCCAGATTATATTGAAGTAAAGGTTGTTCCTCAATTACACAAATTTATTGGAGCTCCATAA
- a CDS encoding homoserine kinase, translated as MQSISVKAPSSTANLGPGFDVFGLAIDAFYDEITLTKTKSGITISTADNIPTNPENNTAGLVVKNMKKKFKIKKGIEIKIKKGVPPGFGMGSSAASAAATAIAFDKLFGLKLDGNTLVEFAGSGEKASAGTIHYDNVAASVLGGFVIVKTDPLDVIRIDPPINLRMCVAVPKLVVPKKKTKVSRGVIPNKVKLTDSVLNISNASAIVAGFMKKDPKLIGNSIKDVIVEPARQHMIPGYTKVKQNALRAGALGVTISGAGPSVIAFTEKSANLKKISLAMSKGFASANIKCQTIICKPSKGAIVKKK; from the coding sequence ATGCAATCAATTTCAGTAAAAGCGCCATCATCAACTGCCAATCTAGGACCAGGATTTGATGTGTTTGGATTGGCAATAGACGCATTTTATGACGAAATTACATTAACGAAAACTAAAAGTGGGATTACAATAAGCACTGCAGATAATATTCCAACAAATCCTGAAAACAATACTGCAGGATTAGTAGTAAAAAATATGAAAAAAAAATTTAAAATAAAAAAAGGAATAGAAATTAAAATAAAAAAAGGAGTCCCTCCAGGATTTGGTATGGGTAGCAGTGCTGCATCAGCAGCTGCAACTGCAATTGCATTTGATAAATTATTTGGACTAAAACTTGATGGAAACACTTTGGTAGAATTTGCCGGTTCTGGTGAAAAAGCTAGTGCAGGAACAATCCATTATGATAATGTTGCAGCATCAGTTTTGGGAGGATTTGTGATAGTAAAGACTGATCCTTTGGATGTTATTCGGATTGATCCGCCAATAAATCTTAGAATGTGTGTGGCTGTTCCAAAACTTGTTGTACCAAAAAAGAAAACAAAGGTCTCAAGAGGTGTAATTCCAAATAAAGTGAAATTAACTGATAGTGTTTTGAATATTTCAAATGCATCTGCAATTGTTGCAGGGTTTATGAAAAAAGATCCAAAGTTGATAGGCAATTCAATAAAAGATGTAATAGTTGAGCCAGCTAGACAGCATATGATTCCAGGATATACCAAAGTAAAACAAAATGCTCTAAGAGCAGGTGCATTAGGTGTCACAATTAGTGGCGCAGGACCATCAGTTATCGCATTTACAGAAAAATCTGCTAATTTGAAAAAGATTAGTTTGGCAATGTCTAAAGGATTTGCGTCTGCGAACATTAAATGTCAAACAATAATCTGTAAACCAAGCAAAGGTGCAATTGTTAAGAAAAAATGA
- a CDS encoding winged helix-turn-helix domain-containing protein has translation MSKQQYRSEMGIMGDILDVTADGGRNGIIVSAISRKANLSHYAVLDKCEKLVEAGLVESVKNDRNRVFLITEKGLEFFQEFKRFQGLVESMNLRY, from the coding sequence ATGTCAAAACAACAATACAGGTCCGAAATGGGCATAATGGGTGATATCTTAGACGTTACCGCCGATGGCGGTCGTAATGGAATCATTGTATCTGCAATATCTCGCAAAGCCAACCTATCTCACTACGCAGTACTAGACAAATGTGAGAAACTGGTAGAAGCAGGCTTGGTCGAATCCGTCAAAAATGATAGGAATAGAGTCTTTTTGATTACTGAAAAAGGACTTGAATTTTTCCAGGAATTTAAGAGGTTTCAGGGATTAGTAGAGAGCATGAATCTAAGGTATTGA
- a CDS encoding SDR family NAD(P)-dependent oxidoreductase translates to MKLSGKVALVTGGSRGIGFATAKILAENGATVIITSKNQERLEKASSVIPNSIGIVADIRNKEEVKNVVNKTIEKFGKIDILVNNAGIFPKIKELHNIDEDEWNEVLDVNLTGQFRFTKETIPYLQKTSGSIINISSDAGLKAYQGFNADAYSASKAALILLTKCWALEYAKDKIRVNCICPGVVDTDMTKPFLKTQKDKEFMNADHPIGRIGQPEEVGKAVLYFASDDASWTTGAILAVDGGESIK, encoded by the coding sequence TTGAAATTATCTGGAAAAGTTGCACTGGTAACAGGAGGAAGTCGTGGAATCGGTTTTGCCACTGCTAAAATTTTAGCAGAAAATGGAGCAACGGTAATAATTACTTCAAAAAATCAAGAAAGATTAGAGAAAGCATCATCAGTGATTCCAAATTCAATCGGAATCGTAGCTGACATTAGAAACAAAGAAGAAGTAAAAAACGTAGTAAATAAAACAATTGAGAAATTTGGCAAGATAGACATTCTAGTAAACAATGCGGGAATTTTTCCAAAAATAAAGGAACTACACAATATTGATGAGGATGAATGGAATGAGGTTTTGGATGTAAATCTTACTGGACAGTTTAGGTTTACCAAGGAGACAATTCCGTATCTACAAAAAACATCAGGTTCAATAATTAATATTTCATCAGACGCAGGGTTAAAGGCATATCAAGGGTTTAATGCTGATGCGTACTCAGCATCAAAAGCTGCATTAATTTTGCTAACAAAATGTTGGGCACTAGAATATGCTAAAGATAAGATTCGTGTAAATTGTATTTGTCCAGGTGTGGTAGATACAGATATGACAAAACCATTTTTGAAAACTCAAAAAGACAAAGAATTCATGAATGCTGATCACCCAATAGGTAGAATTGGCCAACCAGAAGAAGTTGGAAAAGCAGTGTTATATTTTGCATCAGATGATGCATCATGGACTACAGGGGCAATTCTTGCTGTGGATGGGGGAGAATCAATTAAATGA